The segment TTTCGCCCGGCGCCTTACCTGCATAGCGCTAATGTCGGCGTTCTGCTTGTCCTCGAGTTCCTGCAATTGCTTCTCCAGGGCTTCGTTCATGCCCCGGCATGCTTCGATCTCCAGGGTCTTGGCCTTAAGCAGGCGGCGGCTCTCGGACACCTCGTCCTTGGCGGCGCGCACAGCATCGGTGTTCTTGGCGGCGCTCTCGGTCAGCACCGTGAAGCGGCTCTTGAACCATTCTTCGGCATTCTGCATGTTCTTGGCGGCCAGCTTCTCATACTGGGCGCGGATGTCCTTGAGCGCGGCGGAGAGGTCGGGCTTGGAGGACACGTCCATCTCCACGGAGATCTGTGCGTACTGGATCTGCGCCTGCAGCTCGGCGATCTCCTCTTCGTGCACTTTCTTCAGAAAGGCGATTTCGTCCATCAGGCTGTCGATGCGCTTTTCGAGCTCGGCGCGGGCGAGAGCCGCCTCGTCGGCCCCTTTGCGCGCTTCCATCAGCCGGCCCTCGGCGTCCTCACGGCTCAGCACCTCCTCTTCGTAGCGCGCCTGCAGGTTGCGCAGGGTCTCCTCCAGCCCCTCGCGCTCGCCCTGCAGTGCCTGCTTCTCGTTGGTGGCGTCTTCCGCTGCCAGACGCAGATCGCGGATCTCCTGCTCGTAGAGCGCCCGGAAGCGGGAGGGCTCGGAGTGCTTCTGGCGCAGCACCAGCAGCTCGGCTTCCAGGACCTTGTTCTGCTGCTCCAGCTCGTGCACGCGCTCGATGAAGCTGGCGAAACGGTCGTTGAGGTCCTGCAGCTGCGCCTTCTCCTGGGTGCGGATCGACTTGAGGTCGTTGCTGATGGCTGCGACCTGGCTCAGGTCGAGGCTCTCGAGGCTGGGCATCAAGGAACCGGAGCTGGAGGAGTAGCTGCGCCGCACGGACAGCGAGGAGGAGACGGGCGCGGAGTAGCTGGAGTAAGCGGAGCGCGCGGTGCTGTAGCCGCTGCGCACGCTGGAAATGTGCACCCGGGGCGTCTCCACGTAGCGCCGTTTGTAGGAGGTCGAGTAGTACGGCTCGTAGCTGAAGGAACTCATGGTGCCGGTCGGTGCCCCCCTGGCCGGCGGCGGAGATGGGGGCCTAGAGAGAAGAACGGGGAGGAGTGGGAGAAGGGAGGATGGATGGCTGTGTGCGGCTCAGCTCGGTCCTGCCACCCCTATTTATACTGAGAGAGGACTCTGACGCAGCTGCGATCGATCACGGCGCGCCTGGCCAGTGGGGGCAGCGCGCTGCTGCAGCCAAGGCAAGGATTCTGCGCAAAAGGAAGGTGGGGGCGAACCACGGCCCGCGGGGATGCTGCGGCTGTAGTCCTTTGCACTTTTCTCTGAGACCCTCTGTTTTCTCTCAGACCTCGAACCCCCTCACTCATTTCctttccctacccccaccccatcctactTAATCCTTGACCCCTGTATTACTCGGATTCGATCGTGCCTCTAATAGCAAGTTATCATTCCCAACTGACACCTTAGTTTTCCAT is part of the Bubalus kerabau isolate K-KA32 ecotype Philippines breed swamp buffalo chromosome 4, PCC_UOA_SB_1v2, whole genome shotgun sequence genome and harbors:
- the NEFL gene encoding neurofilament light polypeptide encodes the protein MSSFSYEPYYSTSYKRRYVETPRVHISSVRSGYSTARSAYSSYSAPVSSSLSVRRSYSSSSGSLMPSLESLDLSQVAAISNDLKSIRTQEKAQLQDLNDRFASFIERVHELEQQNKVLEAELLVLRQKHSEPSRFRALYEQEIRDLRLAAEDATNEKQALQGEREGLEETLRNLQARYEEEVLSREDAEGRLMEARKGADEAALARAELEKRIDSLMDEIAFLKKVHEEEIAELQAQIQYAQISVEMDVSSKPDLSAALKDIRAQYEKLAAKNMQNAEEWFKSRFTVLTESAAKNTDAVRAAKDEVSESRRLLKAKTLEIEACRGMNEALEKQLQELEDKQNADISAMQDTINKLENELRTTKSEMARYLKEYQDLLNVKMALDIEIAAYRKLLEGEETRLSFTSVGSLTTGYTQSSQVFGRSAYGGLQTSSYLMSARSFPSYYTSHVQEEQIEVEETIEAAKAEEAKDEPPSEGEAEEEEKKEEAEAEAEAEAEAEAEEEEGAQEEEAAKEDAEEAKEEEEGGEGEEAEETKEAEEEEKKDEGAGEEQATKKKD